Proteins from one Telopea speciosissima isolate NSW1024214 ecotype Mountain lineage chromosome 1, Tspe_v1, whole genome shotgun sequence genomic window:
- the LOC122648911 gene encoding uncharacterized protein LOC122648911 — protein sequence MEQKKNFFFNSLIGFLEFEEYNLSFRRKKTSRDTTRERKKGSRNKEKSNKEISLGNGKLPKLLKNKPNTFPFVEKDGFSASSAGKKLRTPTFNQLTGPYHEPFCLDIYISKGSIRACIVHRATSKVVVVAHSISKDMKFDLTSTKNATACAAVGQILVQRALADDIHDVIYTPRKGEKLEGKLHLVLQSVIDNGINVKVKIKQKGAPFALKKVGNQMAG from the exons atttcttctttaacaGCTTGATT GGATTCCTAGAGTTTGAAGAGTACAATTTAAGCTTCCGCCGGAAGAAGACTTCTAGGGACACCACCAGGGAGAGGAAGAAAGGCAGTCGAAACAAAGAGAAATCAAACAAAGAAATCAGCCTCGGAAATGGAAAACTTCCAAAGCTTTTGAAGAACAAACCGAATACATTTCCTTTTGTGGAAAAGGATGGCTTTTCTGCCTCTTCAGCAGGTAAGAAGCTGAGAACCCCGACCTTTAATCAACTAACGGGACCTTATCATGAGCCATTTTGCTTGGACATTTACATATCGAAAGGTTCTATTCGTGCTTGCATTGTTCATCGGGCAACTAGTAAGGTTGTTGTTGTGGCTCATTCGATTTCTAAGGACATGAAATTTGACTTGACCTCGACGAAGAATGCTACTGCTTGTGCTGCTGTGGGTCAAATTCTGGTTCAAAGGGCATTAGCTGATGACATCCATGATGTGATTTACACACCAAGGAAAGGGGAGAAATTAGAAGGGAAGCTTCATTTAGTGCTTCAGTCTGTTATTGATAATGGAATCAATGTCAAGGTGAAGATTAAGCAAAAAGGAGCGCCCTTTGCTTTAAAGAAAGTTGGGAACCAAATGGCAGGGTAG